Proteins encoded within one genomic window of Trichoderma asperellum chromosome 2, complete sequence:
- a CDS encoding uncharacterized protein (EggNog:ENOG41) — translation MTTVSLSRHDINVLEKIKDPESNPAAGVVIDSALPRDPQIIDHSVYERVMERERTIIRTLQSIETKLISFQSEEDTDKAIESYKTCVSDFGSLISDYPLYASARNNRAQIMRRLYGDAMLLNYTSTMPMPLIPQPEQTEKRKAAMETLEDMDTAIRLLTPPLPTTPMSAQAARTLSMAHTQRAAIYLRTAKLLSDRQLDLDDSRPEASWSRVDFEEAASRDLALGGRYGNQIAKALAVSVNPTAKLCGQMVREAMKKEYGPAFEM, via the coding sequence ATGACAACAGTATCGTTAAGCCGGCACGACATCAATGTGCTCGAGAAGATCAAGGACCCCGAGTCCAATCCGGCCGCGGGCGTCGTCATCGACTCTGCGCTGCCTCGCGACCCCCAGATCATTGACCACAGCGTCTATGAGAGAGTGATGGAGAGGGAACGCACCATAATCCGCACACTCCAATCTATCGAGACGAAGCTCATTAGCTTCCAGAGCGAAGAGGACACGGACAAGGCCATCGAAAGCTACAAGACTTGCGTGTCAGATTTTGGCAGTCTTATTTCAGATTATCCTCTATACGCTAGCGCAAGAAATAACCGCGCCCAAATCATGCGGCGGCTGTATGGAGACGCCATGCTGCTGAACTATACATCAACCATGCCAATGCCGCTGATCCCTCAACCAGAACAAactgagaagagaaaggcagCCATGGAAACATTGGAAGACATGGACACTGCAATCCGTCTGCTCACACCACCATTGCCAACAACCCCCATGTCTGCGCAGGCAGCCCGGACGTTGTCCATGGCGCACACGCAAAGGGCAGCCATCTACCTAAGAACTGCCAAGCTCTTATCGGACCGCCAGCTGGATCTCGATGACAGCCGCCCAGAAGCCTCTTGGTCCCGCGTGGactttgaagaagctgcttcaaGAGATTTGGCACTCGGCGGCAGATATGGAAATCAGATTGCAAAGGCTCTGGCCGTCAGTGTCAACCCAACGGCAAAACTCTGCGGGCAAATGGTTCGAGaagcgatgaagaaggagtATGGCCCCGCATTTGAGATGTAa
- a CDS encoding uncharacterized protein (EggNog:ENOG41), whose translation MSLVERYTCYLVVALTSSLNKSFEPDRNQVDIAIMPAPTYIISRVADPIFAVFIGLSAAGTRINREEKAKGKTTNETIEAGLRRVGLSKK comes from the exons ATGTCCTTAGTAGAGCGATATACTtgctacctagtagtagccCTCACCAGCAGTTTGAATAAGAGCTTTGAGCCAGATAGGAATCAAGTAGACATTGCGATAATGCCTGCGCCGACGTACATCATTTCTCGGGTCGCTGACCCTATCTTTGCGGTCTTTATTGGATTGTCGGCTGCTGGGACCAGGATCAACCGTGAGGAAAAAGCCAAGGGCAAGACGACGAATGAGACAATAGAGGCTGGACTACG ACGCGTTGGGCTCTCTAAGAAatag
- a CDS encoding 60S ribosomal protein eL27 has protein sequence MKFLKVGRVAIITRGRYAGKKVVIIQPVDNGNKPHPFGHAIVAGIERYPSKITRRMSKTRQEKRSKVKPFIKVINYNHLMPTRYTLELEGIKGTISADTFKEVSQREDAKKTVKKVLEERYTSGKNRWFFTPLRF, from the exons ATGAAGTTCCTCAAGGTCGGCCgagtcgccatcatcacccgAGGCCGATATGCCGGCAAGAAG gtcgtcatcatccagcCCGTCGACAACGGCAACAAGCCTCACCCCTTCGGCCACGCCATCGTTGCCGGTATCGAGCGCTACCCCTCAAAGATCACCCGTCGCATGTCCAAGACCCGGCAGGAGAAGCGCAGCAAGGTCAAGCCCTTCATCAAGGTCATCAACTACAACCACCTGATGCCCACCCGATACACTCTTGAGCTCGAGGGCATCAAGGGCACCATCTCCGCAGACACCTTCAAGGAGGTCAGCCAGCGCGAGGACGCCAAGAAGACTGTCAAGAAGGTTCTGGAGGAGCGATACACCAGCGGCAAGAACCGATGGTTCTTCACCCCTCTGA GAttctaa
- a CDS encoding uncharacterized protein (EggNog:ENOG41~TransMembrane:10 (o39-59i71-93o113-135i142-160o172-205i226-245o257-281i288-308o314-332i361-383o)), translated as MSGGEEKIRVSGDITRADSSPVLPTVNPQVDKPAPAKAALHPVFYVVTWIGFSSSVILFNKWLLDTLNFRYPVILTTYHLTFATVVTQILARWTTLLDGRKTVKMTGRVYLRAVVPIGVFFSLSLICGNLTYLYLSVAFIQMLKATTPVAVLISGWALGVSSPNLKQFLNVSAIVVGVIIASMGEIHFVVIGVIYQIAGVIFEALRLTMVQRLLSSADFKMDPLVSLYYFAPICAVMNGVVALIWEFPKVSMAEVYHVGFFTFFLNGLCAFMLNVSVVFLIGKTSAVVLTLCGVLKDIMLVVASMMIWGTQVTALQFFGYSIALGGMVYYKLGFEALKGYAGEAGRQWAEFGARKPILRKLSIIVMAVFFIFCLFGGLAPTYAPEYDPHKLASEVTNHFKGNAAAAAAAQEAA; from the exons atgtctggtggagaagaaaagatcagAGTGTCGGGCGACATCACTCGCGCCGACAGCTCTCCTGTCCTGCCCACCGTCAACCCCCAGGTTGACAAGCCCGCACCCGCCAAGGCTGCTTTGCATCCCGTCTTCTATGTTGT CACATGGATTGGCTTCAGTTCTTCCGTTATCCTGTTCAACAAGTGGCTCCTGGACACGCTCAACTTCC GCTATCCCGTTATCCTCACGACTTACCACCTTACCTTTGCCACCGTCGTTACGCAGATTCTGGCCCGCTGGACGACTCTTCTCGATGGCCGAAAGACTGTCAAGATGACCGGTCGCGTCTACCTGCGAGCCGTCGTCCCCATTGgtgtcttcttcagcttgagTTTGATCTGCGGCAACCTGACCTATCTCTACCTCTCCGTTGCCTTCATTCAGATGCTCAAGGCCACCACCCCCGTCGCCGTCTTGATTTCCGGCTGGGCTCTGGGTGTGTCTTCGCCAAACCTGAAACAGTTCCTCAACGTCTCCGCTATTGTCGTCGGTGTCATCATTGCGTCGATGGGCGAAATCCACTTCGTCGTTATTGGTGTCATCTACCAGATTGCCGGTGTCATCTTCGAGGCTCTCCGACTTACCATGGTCCAGAGACTCTTGAGCTCTGCCGACTTCAAGATGGACCCTCTGGTTTCTCTCTACTACTTCGCCCCCATCTGCGCCGTCATGAACGGTGTGGTTGCGCTGATCTGGGAGTTCCCCAAGGTCTCCATGGCTGAGGTTTACCATGTCGgcttcttcaccttcttccTCAACGGTCTCTGCGCCTTCATGCTCAACGTCTCCGTCGTTTTCTTG ATTGGCAAGACTTCCGCTGTTGTCCTCACCCTTTGCGGTGTCCTCAAGGATATTATGCTTGTTGTCGCCTCCATGATGATCTGGGGCACCCAGGTGACTGCTCTGCAGTTCTTTGGCTACTCCATCGCTCTCGGTGGCATGGTCTACTACAAGCTCGGCTTCGAGGCTCTCAAGGGCTATGCCGGTGAGGCTGGCCGCCAGTGGGCCGAGTTTGGTGCTCGCAAGCCTATCCTCCGCAAGCTGTCCATCATCGTGATGgctgtcttcttcatcttctgcctctttggTGGCCTGGCTCCTACTTATGCCCCCGAGTATGACCCCCATAAGCTGGCCTCTGAAGTTACCAACCACTTCAAGGGCAATGCTGCCGCCGCGGCTGCCGCTCAGGAAGCTGCTTAA
- a CDS encoding uncharacterized protein (EggNog:ENOG41), which translates to MERTGNKTEVRTGLGALPAPVARIVRAAPPSPTPFPVARVEKQIGWQLPRSIGFSLLFLLHPLAKASPYTHSFERCFLACVQHRPSVFQLQLFFSILPASPNSPTMADINVDVLVIGMGPTGLGAAKRLNQINGPSWLIVDSSDKAGGLAGTDVTPEGFLYDVGGHVIFSHYKYFDDCLDEALPKDDDWFVHQRISYVRYKGLWVPYPFQNNISMLPKEDQVRCLDGLIDAALEHRVANTKPKDFDEWILRNTGAGIADIFMRPYNYKVWAVPTTKMQCQWLGERVAAPDVKTVTKNVVLNKVAGNWGPNATFRFPARDGTGGIWIAVADTLPSEKKRFGKSGEVTKVDAANKTVTMADGSTIGYGTLVNTMAVDHLVEKMGNQELITLSKGLFYSTTHVIGVGIRGERPERIGDKCWLYFPEDNCPFYRATIFSNYSPYNQPQKDAKLPTLYLANGEKAASSEAQEGPYWSIMLEVSQSELKPVDVDNLLKDCIQGLVNTEMLKPEDEIVSTYHRAFDHGYPTPSLEREGVLKELLPKLQDMGIYSRGRFGSWRYEVGNQDHSFMLGVEAVDAITSGAVELTLNYPDFVNGRQNTERRLAQAFSYGAQPLPTREKN; encoded by the exons ATGGAGAGGACAGGTAATAAAACTGAAGTGAGAACTGGGTTGGGCGCGCTGCCAGCCCCTGTCGCCAGAATAGTTCGGGCAGCCCCTCCATCACCGACTCCTTTCCCAGTTGCAAGAGTTGAAAAGCAAATTGGCTGGCAGCTGCCGCGATCCATTggattctctcttttgtttctccttcatcctcttGCAAAGGCATCACCTTATACCCATTCTTTTGAACGTTGCTTCTTGGCGTGTGTGCAGCACCGTCCCTCAGTTTTCCagcttcaactttttttttccatccttCCAGCCTCACCAAATTCCCCCACCATGGCCGACAT TAACGTTGATGTTCTCGTCATTGGCATGGGACCTACTGGTCTCGGTGCCGCAAAGCGTCTCAACCAGATC AATGGCCCTTCATGGCTGATTGTCGACTCCTCCGACAAGGCTGGTGGTCTTGCCGGTACTGATGTCACTCCTGAAGGCTTC TTGTACGACGTTGGTGGCCATGTCATCTTCTCCCACTACAAGTACTTCGACGACTGCCTGGACGAGGCTCTCCCCAAGGATGATGACTGGTTCGTCCACCAGCGCATCTCATACGTCCGCTACAAGGGCCTCTGGGTCCCCTACCCCTTCCAGAACAACATCTCCATGCTCCCCAAGGAGGACCAGGTCAGATGTCTGGACGGTTTGATCGACGCTGCCCTTGAGCACCGCGTTGCCAACACCAAGCCCAAGGACTTTGACGAGTGGATCCTCAGAAACACTGGTGCTGGTATTGCCGATATTTTCATGCGACCTTACAACTACAAGGTCTGGGCCGTCCCTACTACCAAA ATGCAATGCCAGTGGCTCGGCGAGCGAGTTGCTGCTCCCGATGTCAAGACTGTCACCAAGAACGTCGTCCTGAATAAGGTTGCTGGTAACTGGGGACCCAATGCCACTTTCCGATTCCCCGCTCGGGACGGTACCGGTGGTATCTGGATCGCCGTCGCCGACACTCTTCCCTCCGAGAAGAAGCGCTTCGGCAAGTCGGGCGAGGTTACCAAGGTCGACGCGGCGAACAAGACCGTCACCATGGCCGACGGCAGCACCATTGGCTACGGCACCCTGGTCAACACCATGGCTGTCGACCACCTCGTCGAGAAGATGGGCAACCAGGAGCTCATCACCCTGTCCAAGGGTCTCTTCTACTCCACTACCCACGTCATTGGTGTTGGTATCCGTGGTGAGCGCCCTGAGCGCATCGGTGACAAGTGCTGG CTGTACTTCCCTGAGGACAACTGCCCCTTCTACCGTgccaccatcttctccaactaCTCTCCCTACAACCAGCCCCAGAAGGACGCCAAGCTGCCAACCCTGTACCTTGCCAATGGCGAGAAGGCTGCCTCTTCCGAGGCTCAGGAGGGCCCTTACTGGTCCATCATGTTGGAGGTCTCACAGTCTGAGCTGAAGCCTGTGGATGTGGACAACCTGCTCAAGGACTGCATTCAGGGTCTCGTCAACACTGAGATGCTCAAGCCTGAGGACGAGATTGTCTCGACCTACCACCGTGCCTTTGACCACGGATACCCCACTCCTTCTCTAGAGCGTGAGGGTGTCCTGAAGGAGCTCCTGCCCAAGCTCCAGGATATGGGCATCTACTCTCGTGGCCGTTTCGGCAGCTGGAGATACGAGGTCGGCAACCAGGACCACTCCTTCATGCTGGGTGTTGAGGCCGTCGATGCCATCACCAGCGGAGCCGTCGAGCTGACCCTCAACTACCCTGACTTTGTCAATGGCCGACAAAACACCGAGAGGCGTCTGGCACAGGCCTTTTCCTACGGAGCTCAGCCTCTGCCTACCCGGGAGAAGAACTAA